A region of Spiribacter roseus DNA encodes the following proteins:
- a CDS encoding ExbD/TolR family protein: MGAGPRIALDTPPRHTLIRLTPLIDVIFILLIFFMLASTLESREQVAVGIAPPAGAGTTASDILRVSLEPDAAIIEGRRVPAAGMMDAVEAAVNTRDVRGIHLQPRAGVSLQTTLEALGEMQRLDIEVSLLKNGEDA, encoded by the coding sequence ATGGGCGCTGGCCCCCGAATTGCCCTCGATACCCCACCGCGTCACACACTGATCCGCCTGACGCCACTGATCGATGTCATTTTTATCCTGCTGATATTTTTCATGCTCGCCTCGACGCTCGAATCGCGCGAGCAGGTAGCCGTCGGTATCGCCCCGCCCGCCGGGGCCGGCACGACCGCCTCTGACATCCTGCGGGTCAGCCTCGAGCCCGATGCCGCGATCATTGAGGGGCGGCGCGTGCCCGCTGCAGGAATGATGGATGCCGTTGAGGCGGCCGTGAATACGCGCGATGTCCGCGGCATCCACCTCCAGCCGCGGGCGGGTGTCTCGTTACAGACCACACTTGAAGCGCTCGGTGAAATGCAGCGCCTTGATATCGAGGTCTCGCTACTGAAAAACGGGGAGGACGCATGA
- a CDS encoding phytoene/squalene synthase family protein, translated as MKPREVLARHGSSFHMASRLLRRQDADDVATLYAVCRLIDDIADESANGAGQIDQFVEALTDDRPEAVPVDGFAALVRRRQMALAPLVVLARTAAQEARDGRLIETETELIDYCYGVAGTVGELMCPLLGADPVRGRDAAVALGIGMQLTNIARDVLEDAQRGRRYLPAAWVGERSPAVIANAAGADRAPIQAAIGRVIERAEREYAHAETGFSLIPWRNRLAIRVAARLYRAIGLQVRANGCRYWEGRISLTHAARRRLALKALVRPATDRPCIAP; from the coding sequence GTGAAGCCGCGTGAGGTCCTCGCCCGCCACGGCAGCAGCTTCCACATGGCGAGCCGGCTCCTGCGCCGGCAGGACGCCGATGATGTCGCCACGCTGTATGCCGTCTGTCGGCTGATCGACGATATCGCCGATGAGTCCGCCAATGGCGCGGGGCAAATTGATCAATTCGTCGAGGCGCTCACCGACGACCGGCCTGAGGCCGTCCCCGTTGATGGGTTCGCGGCCCTTGTCCGTCGCCGGCAGATGGCGCTCGCGCCGTTGGTGGTCCTGGCGCGCACCGCCGCGCAGGAGGCACGCGACGGCCGGTTGATCGAGACCGAAACCGAGCTGATTGATTATTGTTATGGGGTCGCCGGCACCGTGGGCGAACTCATGTGCCCCCTGCTGGGCGCCGATCCGGTGCGCGGCCGGGATGCCGCGGTGGCCCTTGGTATCGGCATGCAACTGACCAACATCGCCCGGGATGTGCTTGAGGACGCCCAGCGCGGGCGGCGCTATCTGCCGGCGGCCTGGGTGGGCGAGCGCAGCCCCGCGGTCATTGCCAACGCCGCCGGGGCTGACCGGGCGCCGATCCAGGCCGCGATTGGTCGGGTGATCGAGCGTGCCGAACGTGAATACGCCCACGCCGAGACCGGTTTCAGCCTGATCCCATGGCGTAATCGCCTGGCGATCCGGGTGGCCGCACGGCTCTATCGCGCCATCGGGTTGCAGGTGCGGGCGAATGGCTGTCGCTATTGGGAGGGCCGTATTTCGCTCACCCACGCCGCCCGCCGGCGGCTGGCGCTGAAGGCCCTGGTACGGCCCGCCACCGACCGCCCCTGCATCGCGCCATGA
- a CDS encoding energy transducer TonB family protein, which produces MNRGGGIWIVAFLLAGLAHAGLLGLTPPLSPPESRAPGAADDRLRIELGAAPSRSIAETQKAIAEAPEPAPKPEPQPDPQPEPQPEPEPEPEPEAEPSPAPALEPEPEPKTSPQTQTSAPAPSPPPAPSDAGEPVPGKGSAAARRDYLQTLRTWLSKHQRYPRRARLRGLEGDAVVRLRFDGDATLASANVAEATGHRSLDEALAAMLRRAQPLPAPPDDADVAGRTIDVPVRFSLRDDGGDF; this is translated from the coding sequence ATGAACCGCGGCGGCGGGATCTGGATCGTGGCTTTTCTGCTGGCGGGCCTGGCCCATGCCGGGCTGCTGGGGCTTACTCCACCCCTCAGTCCGCCGGAATCGCGGGCGCCGGGCGCTGCCGACGATCGGCTGCGGATCGAGCTTGGCGCGGCACCCTCTCGATCCATCGCCGAGACGCAAAAGGCCATTGCTGAGGCGCCAGAGCCCGCGCCCAAACCAGAGCCCCAGCCCGATCCTCAGCCAGAGCCCCAGCCTGAGCCTGAGCCTGAGCCTGAGCCTGAAGCAGAGCCCTCCCCCGCCCCGGCACTTGAACCTGAGCCTGAACCTAAGACAAGCCCCCAGACCCAGACGTCTGCGCCTGCGCCGTCGCCTCCCCCGGCTCCGTCCGACGCGGGCGAGCCGGTCCCTGGCAAGGGCAGTGCGGCGGCGCGGCGTGATTACCTGCAGACATTGCGGACCTGGCTGTCGAAGCATCAGCGCTATCCGCGGCGGGCGCGCCTGCGGGGGCTCGAAGGCGACGCGGTTGTTCGCCTGCGTTTCGACGGCGACGCCACCCTCGCGAGCGCCAACGTTGCGGAGGCTACCGGGCACCGGTCCCTGGACGAAGCACTGGCCGCGATGCTCAGGCGTGCACAACCGCTTCCCGCCCCACCCGATGACGCCGATGTCGCCGGCCGGACCATCGACGTTCCGGTCCGTTTTTCACTGCGCGATGACGGCGGCGATTTTTGA
- a CDS encoding ABC transporter permease, with product MAAVLRTGLRILIIAVLIGPVLLGLAQTLGAAFGWLPALGERSIGLAPWRTLLDQPGLATSIQLTLWTGLSATGFGFALAFALVASLHGRSIGRSLMPWLAPFLAAPHAAIAIGLAFILAPSGWLLRLVAAPLDLTRPPDWALVGDPMGIGLILGLLVKEVPFLALIMSASVSHLPVQRWLIQAGSLGYSRSAAWIRVVLPLMWPQIRLPTLIVLSYALSNVDMALILGPANPPVLAVTVLRAYTAPELSSLLTAGAGALLQAMVVLVTFAGVWTIERMTALIGRVALRRGHRGRLAGFGLGLARALNPVLLSLASAAILALMVWSVTWRWPWPSRLPDQLSMAAWRQPGDSWIGPLGHSLLFAGVTTALALALAIAWLESEHRRGATLLAGILYLPLLLPQIGFLPGLQFGFLQLGIGPGLLAVGWAHLLFVFPYVLLVLVGPWRGYDPLLSRQAASLGAGPLRRLLRVKLPVLLGPVLAAAAIGVAVSIAQYLPTLIMGGGRINTLTTEAVSLASGADRRIAAVYAMLQMLIPIAAYAIAIMTPTLRARRRRFLRESPYAAGD from the coding sequence GTGGCGGCTGTCCTGCGCACCGGGCTGCGGATCCTGATCATTGCGGTACTCATCGGTCCGGTGCTGCTCGGGTTGGCGCAGACCCTCGGCGCGGCGTTCGGCTGGCTGCCCGCGCTTGGCGAGCGCAGTATCGGACTCGCCCCCTGGCGGACGCTGCTTGACCAGCCGGGACTCGCAACCTCGATCCAGCTCACCCTGTGGACCGGGCTGAGCGCCACCGGCTTCGGCTTTGCCCTCGCCTTTGCGCTGGTCGCCAGCCTTCACGGCCGATCCATTGGCCGCTCCCTCATGCCCTGGCTGGCCCCCTTTCTCGCCGCGCCCCACGCCGCCATCGCCATCGGCCTTGCGTTTATCCTCGCGCCCTCCGGTTGGTTACTGCGGCTCGTGGCGGCGCCCCTCGATCTGACCCGGCCCCCCGACTGGGCGCTGGTGGGCGATCCCATGGGCATCGGCTTGATCCTGGGCTTACTGGTCAAAGAGGTGCCGTTTCTGGCGTTGATCATGAGTGCCTCCGTCAGCCACCTGCCGGTCCAGCGCTGGCTGATCCAGGCAGGATCACTGGGATACTCCCGATCCGCCGCCTGGATCCGCGTGGTTCTGCCCCTGATGTGGCCCCAGATCCGGCTGCCGACGCTGATCGTGCTCAGCTATGCGCTCTCGAACGTCGACATGGCGCTGATTCTGGGGCCCGCCAACCCGCCGGTGCTCGCCGTCACGGTGTTGCGGGCCTATACCGCGCCCGAACTCTCGAGCCTGTTGACCGCCGGGGCCGGGGCCCTGCTGCAGGCGATGGTGGTCCTCGTCACCTTCGCCGGCGTCTGGACGATCGAGCGCATGACCGCCCTCATTGGCCGTGTGGCGCTGCGTCGCGGGCACCGGGGACGGCTGGCGGGCTTTGGCCTGGGGCTCGCCAGGGCGCTCAATCCGGTCCTGCTGAGCCTGGCGAGTGCGGCCATCCTGGCATTGATGGTCTGGTCGGTGACCTGGCGCTGGCCGTGGCCCAGCCGCCTCCCCGATCAGCTTTCGATGGCCGCCTGGCGGCAGCCGGGCGACAGCTGGATCGGGCCACTGGGCCATAGCCTGCTATTCGCGGGGGTAACGACCGCACTGGCATTGGCCCTTGCCATCGCCTGGCTTGAGAGCGAGCACCGCCGCGGGGCGACGCTGCTGGCCGGAATCCTCTACCTGCCGTTGCTGCTGCCTCAGATCGGGTTTCTGCCCGGGCTGCAGTTCGGCTTCCTTCAGTTGGGAATCGGCCCCGGGCTGCTGGCCGTAGGCTGGGCACACCTACTGTTCGTCTTCCCCTATGTGCTGCTCGTTCTGGTCGGTCCGTGGCGGGGGTATGACCCGCTTCTCAGCCGTCAGGCCGCGAGCCTGGGGGCCGGGCCGCTGCGACGCCTTTTGCGGGTCAAGCTGCCGGTCCTGTTGGGACCGGTGCTGGCGGCCGCCGCCATCGGCGTGGCGGTCTCCATCGCCCAGTATCTGCCCACGCTGATCATGGGCGGTGGGCGCATCAACACCCTCACCACCGAGGCGGTCAGTCTTGCGAGCGGCGCGGATCGCCGCATCGCCGCGGTCTATGCCATGCTCCAGATGCTGATCCCGATCGCCGCCTACGCCATCGCCATCATGACGCCGACGCTGCGCGCACGGCGCCGTCGTTTTCTCAGGGAGTCGCCTTATGCCGCTGGCGATTGA
- a CDS encoding ATP-binding cassette domain-containing protein, with amino-acid sequence MPLAIDSLAIRAPGGAPLFAPLTIQVEAGSVTTVMGPSGVGKTTLLHGIAGHLPGGFALTGHLALNGRPLNGLPAEQRRIGMMFQDAGLFPHLSVGDNLAFGLRATVRGRRARARLVDEALSTAGLEGMGDRDPATLSGGQRARAALMQSLLAEPEAILLDEPFSRLDQALRNGIRGFVLDHIRARSIPALLVTHDPADAQAAGGPMIPLDPAGVVNT; translated from the coding sequence ATGCCGCTGGCGATTGACTCACTCGCCATCCGGGCCCCAGGTGGCGCGCCATTGTTTGCGCCGCTCACCATCCAGGTCGAGGCGGGCAGCGTGACCACCGTGATGGGCCCCTCGGGTGTGGGCAAGACGACGCTGTTGCACGGGATTGCCGGGCATCTGCCCGGCGGCTTCGCGCTGACCGGTCACCTCGCGCTGAATGGCCGCCCCCTCAATGGCCTCCCCGCGGAACAGCGGCGCATCGGCATGATGTTTCAGGACGCCGGGCTTTTTCCGCATCTGAGCGTCGGTGACAACCTGGCGTTCGGTCTGCGGGCGACGGTGCGGGGACGACGGGCGCGTGCACGGCTGGTCGACGAAGCCCTGTCCACGGCGGGCCTCGAGGGCATGGGCGACCGGGACCCGGCGACGCTGTCCGGCGGCCAGCGGGCCCGCGCCGCGCTGATGCAGAGCCTGCTGGCCGAACCCGAGGCAATCCTGCTGGACGAGCCCTTCTCGCGGCTCGATCAGGCGCTGCGCAACGGGATTCGCGGGTTTGTGCTCGACCACATCCGGGCCCGGTCGATCCCCGCCCTGCTGGTCACCCATGATCCGGCCGATGCGCAGGCCGCCGGCGGCCCGATGATCCCGCTGGACCCGGCGGGCGTGGTCAACACCTAG
- a CDS encoding MotA/TolQ/ExbB proton channel family protein produces the protein MTAIDRLVALYQTGGPVIGLLLAMSVTALAIVLAKIAQSVLTRSHRLGEARAAVHAFTAGDIDQATDCVSAARSPAGQLVARAIQGLQKADTDEARLREDLARLGQAQLRRLRGGLRPLELIASLAPLLGLLGTVLGMIDAFQALEQTGTGSDPAVLSAGIWQALSTTAVGLAVAIPAVAAATWLEARVQHLGEEMDSLVTELFTRRPARLDQRAS, from the coding sequence ATGACCGCAATCGATCGTCTCGTCGCCCTCTACCAAACCGGCGGACCGGTGATCGGCCTGCTGCTCGCGATGTCCGTCACCGCGCTAGCCATCGTGCTTGCCAAGATCGCGCAATCCGTGCTCACACGCAGCCATCGACTCGGCGAGGCGCGGGCCGCCGTCCATGCCTTTACCGCCGGTGACATCGATCAAGCCACCGATTGCGTCAGTGCCGCGCGCAGCCCCGCCGGGCAGCTGGTCGCCCGGGCCATCCAGGGACTGCAGAAGGCCGATACCGATGAGGCCCGACTCCGCGAGGATCTTGCCCGACTGGGTCAGGCCCAGCTGCGACGCCTGCGCGGCGGGCTGCGGCCACTTGAACTGATCGCGAGCCTCGCCCCGCTACTGGGACTGCTCGGCACCGTGCTCGGCATGATCGATGCGTTCCAGGCGCTTGAGCAGACCGGGACTGGCAGCGACCCGGCAGTGCTCTCAGCCGGCATCTGGCAGGCCCTGTCCACCACCGCCGTGGGGCTGGCGGTCGCGATCCCGGCGGTGGCCGCCGCGACCTGGCTGGAAGCACGCGTCCAGCACCTGGGCGAGGAAATGGACAGCCTGGTCACCGAGCTCTTCACCCGGCGTCCAGCGCGGCTCGATCAACGGGCCTCGTAA
- a CDS encoding bacteriorhodopsin-like, whose translation MDLSTLSVGQYDFIANAFSFGFAVMAAATLFLWFSRSQVAPAYKMAVTISGLVTAIAGYHYLQIMLSWDAAFSVTNGTIETTGYAFNQAYRYVDWLLTVPLLLVELILVMRLSRSETVSKSVTLGGAAALMIILGYPGEVAEGGATRFLFWVLSMIPFIYIVYQLVVGLKGSISKQPENVRGLINGAATLVVVSWLFYPIVFLFPLIGLTGGAAITAVEVGYTVADIVAKAVFGILILMIAMRKSEAEGKASA comes from the coding sequence ATGGATCTTTCAACTCTCAGCGTGGGTCAGTACGACTTCATTGCAAATGCCTTCTCGTTTGGCTTTGCAGTGATGGCGGCCGCGACCCTTTTCCTGTGGTTCTCCCGCAGTCAGGTAGCTCCCGCGTACAAGATGGCCGTGACGATCTCCGGTCTCGTGACCGCCATCGCCGGCTATCACTATCTGCAGATCATGCTGTCGTGGGATGCGGCCTTCTCCGTGACCAACGGCACCATCGAAACCACGGGCTATGCCTTCAACCAGGCGTATCGCTACGTCGACTGGCTGCTGACCGTGCCGCTGCTGCTTGTCGAGCTGATTCTCGTCATGCGCCTGTCGCGGAGCGAGACGGTGTCCAAGAGCGTGACGCTGGGTGGTGCCGCCGCTCTGATGATCATCCTCGGGTATCCGGGCGAAGTGGCCGAAGGTGGCGCAACGCGCTTCCTGTTCTGGGTCCTGTCGATGATTCCGTTCATCTACATCGTCTACCAGCTGGTGGTTGGCCTGAAGGGCTCGATCAGCAAGCAGCCGGAAAACGTCCGCGGGCTGATCAACGGCGCTGCCACACTGGTGGTCGTGTCCTGGCTGTTCTACCCGATCGTGTTCCTGTTCCCGCTGATCGGCCTGACCGGTGGCGCCGCCATCACGGCCGTGGAAGTGGGCTACACGGTTGCGGATATCGTGGCCAAGGCCGTGTTCGGCATCCTCATTCTGATGATTGCCATGCGCAAGTCGGAAGCCGAGGGCAAAGCCAGCGCCTGA
- the crtI gene encoding phytoene desaturase family protein — protein MHSLVMGGGFGGIAAALRLRARGHEVTLIDRCPRLGGRAQVFERHGYRHDAGPTVITAPFLFAELFELFGESLHDHLELRPLDPWYRFRFPDDSSFDYGPGIERMESEIARFNPADVAGYHGLLAESRELFEIGFRELGYQPFHRLSFMARQIPRLLRLRFDRSVWTMVARHIKHPYLRRALSLQPLLVGGNPFDTTCIYGLIHYLEREWGVHFAMGGTGALVGELAGLLERQGVRVENGRSITAVHREGRRITGASVDDGRTLKADHFVSNLDPMHLYGELMDPAPLAARVKHRLAQTSMGLFVLYFGTDCTYPDVAHHTIWLGDRYRELLRDIFDRKILSEDFSLYLHRPTATDPSFAPPGHDSFYVLAPVPNQLGDIDWASEGPRLQARIVEALEATLMPGLSTHLRAAFYMTPDDFRENYQSVHGSGFTLSPLFRQSAWFRFHNQAEGLDNLYLVGAGTHPGAGMPGVLSSAKVLERLFPEGVEAA, from the coding sequence ATGCATTCCCTGGTGATGGGCGGCGGATTCGGCGGCATCGCGGCCGCTCTGCGTCTCCGCGCCCGTGGTCACGAAGTGACGCTGATTGATCGCTGCCCCCGACTGGGCGGACGCGCCCAGGTGTTCGAGCGCCACGGATACCGCCACGATGCCGGTCCCACCGTGATCACGGCGCCTTTTCTGTTCGCCGAGCTGTTCGAACTGTTTGGTGAGTCACTGCACGATCACCTTGAGCTGCGCCCACTCGATCCCTGGTATCGATTTCGCTTCCCGGACGATTCGTCGTTCGACTATGGACCGGGCATCGAGCGCATGGAATCGGAGATCGCGCGTTTCAATCCGGCCGATGTCGCCGGCTATCACGGGCTGCTCGCGGAATCCCGTGAACTGTTCGAGATCGGTTTCCGCGAGCTGGGCTATCAGCCCTTCCATCGGCTTTCGTTCATGGCCCGCCAGATCCCGCGGCTGTTGCGGCTGCGATTTGACCGCAGTGTCTGGACGATGGTGGCCCGCCACATCAAGCATCCCTACCTGCGGCGGGCACTATCGCTGCAACCGTTGCTGGTCGGCGGCAACCCGTTTGATACCACCTGCATCTACGGGCTGATCCACTATCTCGAGCGGGAATGGGGCGTGCATTTCGCCATGGGTGGCACCGGGGCGCTGGTCGGTGAGCTCGCCGGTCTGCTCGAGCGCCAGGGCGTGCGCGTCGAAAACGGCCGCAGCATCACCGCCGTGCACCGCGAAGGCCGCCGCATCACGGGCGCCAGTGTCGATGACGGCCGCACGCTGAAGGCCGATCACTTCGTCTCCAATCTCGACCCCATGCATCTGTACGGGGAACTGATGGATCCGGCGCCACTGGCCGCCCGGGTCAAGCACCGGCTGGCACAGACATCGATGGGCCTGTTCGTCCTGTACTTCGGTACCGACTGCACCTATCCCGACGTAGCCCATCACACGATCTGGCTGGGTGACCGCTACCGTGAACTGCTGCGGGACATCTTCGACCGCAAGATCCTCTCCGAGGACTTCTCGCTGTACCTGCACCGGCCGACTGCCACCGACCCCAGCTTTGCGCCGCCCGGCCATGACAGCTTCTATGTGCTGGCCCCGGTGCCCAATCAGCTGGGCGATATCGACTGGGCCAGCGAAGGCCCGCGCCTGCAGGCCCGCATTGTCGAGGCGCTCGAGGCCACGCTGATGCCCGGCCTGAGCACGCATCTGCGCGCCGCGTTCTACATGACGCCTGATGACTTCCGCGAGAACTACCAGAGCGTCCACGGCAGCGGATTCACCCTCTCCCCGCTGTTCCGCCAGTCGGCCTGGTTCCGGTTCCACAACCAGGCCGAGGGGCTGGATAATCTTTATCTTGTGGGCGCTGGCACCCACCCGGGCGCCGGCATGCCCGGCGTGCTGTCGAGCGCCAAGGTCCTCGAGCGACTGTTCCCTGAGGGCGTGGAGGCGGCGTGA
- a CDS encoding polyprenyl synthetase family protein — MAAVDVSQQQSTDAEASALSNGLTHAPTPAPLSTVDQCMIDALAHLRPTPARDAAIYHLNTGGHRMRARLALASSAGRLDTHDSTAAAAACELLHNASLIHDDISDHDLYRRGQASVRSLYGDDVALCAGDLLLTTAYQIAAGMRDADTSRRLMAAMADCTARVIGGQSVELAGRERRRPVSRRDYLAATREKTAPLIELALNVGVQTDAGATAPLERGRQLAAAIGLAYQILDDLDDLQTTDNPDRLHPLHAWRHHQPPRRQSGDTRESTLARCLRHVRAALDRAERLTGHLPAPLAHDVRELLQRLADQSRVVSRRALTQHKG, encoded by the coding sequence GTGGCCGCAGTCGACGTCAGCCAACAGCAAAGCACCGACGCAGAGGCATCCGCCCTGTCGAACGGTCTGACGCACGCGCCCACTCCTGCGCCCCTGTCCACCGTCGATCAGTGCATGATCGATGCCCTCGCTCATCTGCGGCCGACGCCGGCCCGGGATGCGGCGATCTATCACCTCAACACCGGTGGCCATCGGATGCGGGCAAGACTGGCGCTCGCCAGCAGTGCCGGCCGACTGGACACGCACGACAGCACAGCGGCTGCCGCCGCCTGTGAACTGCTTCACAACGCATCACTGATTCATGACGACATCAGTGATCACGATCTCTACCGGCGCGGACAGGCGTCCGTCCGGTCCCTCTATGGTGACGACGTTGCCCTGTGTGCGGGCGACCTGTTGTTAACCACCGCTTATCAGATTGCAGCCGGTATGCGCGACGCCGACACGTCGCGGCGGCTCATGGCCGCCATGGCCGACTGCACCGCGCGCGTGATCGGCGGGCAGAGCGTTGAACTGGCCGGGCGCGAAAGGCGCCGGCCGGTGAGCCGCCGCGACTATCTGGCCGCGACACGCGAGAAGACCGCGCCGCTCATCGAGCTGGCACTGAATGTCGGGGTCCAGACCGATGCGGGCGCCACCGCGCCGCTCGAGCGCGGGCGTCAGCTGGCCGCAGCGATCGGTCTGGCTTATCAGATCCTCGATGATCTCGACGATCTGCAGACGACCGACAACCCGGATCGACTCCACCCGCTACATGCCTGGCGCCATCATCAGCCGCCCCGCAGGCAGAGTGGCGACACCCGCGAGTCAACGCTGGCGCGCTGTCTCCGGCATGTCCGTGCCGCCCTTGACCGCGCGGAACGACTGACCGGGCATCTGCCGGCCCCACTCGCCCACGATGTCCGAGAACTGCTGCAGCGACTCGCCGACCAGTCCCGGGTCGTCTCCCGGCGCGCACTGACACAACACAAGGGGTAG
- a CDS encoding ExbD/TolR family protein produces MIGLQTPPRRRSADREAGLLPLINVVFLLLAFYLIAGHLSPSAPFAVTPPEHDGAALETSADTVIHIARDGSVAIDGERVDADALSRSIAAMDRQGARGVATIRLVADARADAAQVVAILGRLRDEGVETVDLVTRAP; encoded by the coding sequence ATGATCGGACTGCAGACTCCCCCTCGGCGGCGATCCGCCGACCGCGAGGCCGGTCTGCTGCCACTGATCAATGTCGTGTTCCTGTTGCTGGCGTTCTATCTGATTGCCGGTCACCTGAGCCCATCGGCACCGTTTGCCGTCACGCCCCCGGAACACGACGGTGCCGCCCTCGAAACCTCGGCGGACACTGTCATCCACATCGCGCGGGACGGCTCGGTGGCGATCGACGGCGAGAGGGTCGATGCCGACGCCCTCTCCCGGTCCATTGCCGCCATGGACCGTCAGGGCGCCCGGGGCGTCGCGACGATCCGCCTTGTCGCCGATGCGCGGGCTGACGCCGCCCAGGTTGTGGCAATCCTCGGCCGGCTGCGCGATGAGGGTGTCGAGACGGTGGACCTGGTCACCCGAGCGCCATGA
- a CDS encoding ATP-binding cassette domain-containing protein yields MSLIRVDEIEFSVGGPPLLKDASLTIEDRERVCLVGRNGVGKSTLLRIIEGAIEPDAGRVQRGEAAKVSRLEQAVPDHLDGRVFDVVTEGLGSLGELLARHHDLAMAIGAGEGDIDELTDLQSRIEAAGGWQIEQRVDAVLTRFGLPADSLFSGLSGGLKRRVLLARAVVPGPDVLLLDEPTNHLDIDAIRWLENFMREFDGAVVFVTHDRAFLQAVATRIVEIDRGQLTSWPGDYANYLRRREERDHAEAEEQARFDKKLKQEEAWIRQGIKARRTRNEGRVRALKAMRKARAERRERPGEARLTMAEGERSGKRVIEAEHLSYAIDGKPLVTDFSTRIIRGDRIGILGPNGVGKTTLIRLLVGELAPDSGSIKLGTGLQVAYFDQHRASLDDRRTARENVAGGEDFIDLGDGKRRHVMGYLQDFLFSPERANAPISRLSGGERNRLLLAQLFARPSNLLILDEPTNDLDVETLELLEERLVDYTGTLLLVSHDRAFLDNVVTSVFVPEAGGHIGEYVGGYEDWRRQSQADAAPREPAKRRASKPASSPKKPRKLSYGEALELDELPARIETLEAAAEAAREKANDPTLYQADAATVQATLDALEQAEAELAAAYDRWEALEAQRARLG; encoded by the coding sequence ATGAGTCTGATCCGCGTTGATGAAATCGAGTTTTCCGTCGGTGGTCCGCCGCTGCTCAAGGATGCATCGCTGACCATTGAGGATCGCGAACGCGTGTGCCTGGTCGGCCGCAATGGTGTCGGTAAATCGACGTTGCTGCGCATCATCGAGGGCGCGATCGAGCCGGATGCCGGACGGGTGCAGCGTGGTGAGGCGGCGAAGGTCTCACGCCTCGAGCAGGCCGTCCCCGATCATCTCGACGGTCGGGTGTTCGATGTGGTGACCGAAGGCCTGGGATCGCTGGGGGAGTTGCTTGCCCGCCACCATGATCTGGCCATGGCGATCGGCGCCGGTGAGGGCGACATCGACGAGCTCACCGATCTGCAGTCCCGCATCGAGGCGGCGGGCGGCTGGCAGATCGAGCAGCGCGTCGATGCCGTGCTGACCCGCTTCGGGCTGCCGGCGGACAGCCTTTTCTCGGGGCTTTCCGGTGGTCTCAAGCGGCGTGTCCTGCTGGCACGCGCGGTGGTGCCGGGCCCCGACGTGCTGTTGCTCGACGAGCCCACCAACCACCTGGATATCGACGCGATCCGTTGGCTCGAGAATTTCATGCGCGAATTCGATGGCGCCGTGGTATTCGTCACCCATGACCGGGCCTTTCTGCAGGCCGTCGCCACCCGCATCGTCGAGATCGATCGGGGTCAGCTCACCAGTTGGCCAGGCGATTATGCGAACTACCTGCGACGCCGCGAGGAGCGCGATCATGCCGAGGCCGAGGAGCAGGCGCGTTTCGATAAAAAGCTCAAACAGGAGGAGGCCTGGATCCGTCAGGGCATCAAGGCTCGGCGAACCCGCAACGAGGGCCGGGTGCGGGCCCTCAAGGCCATGCGCAAGGCGCGCGCCGAACGCCGTGAGCGGCCCGGCGAAGCGCGGCTGACAATGGCCGAGGGCGAGCGCTCCGGCAAGCGGGTCATCGAGGCCGAGCATCTGAGCTATGCCATCGACGGCAAGCCGCTGGTGACCGATTTCAGCACCCGCATCATTCGTGGTGACCGGATCGGCATCCTTGGCCCCAACGGGGTGGGCAAGACCACCCTGATCCGGCTGCTGGTCGGCGAGCTGGCGCCGGACAGCGGGTCGATCAAACTGGGGACAGGGCTTCAGGTGGCCTACTTCGATCAGCACCGTGCGTCGCTGGACGACCGCCGCACGGCGCGCGAGAACGTGGCCGGCGGCGAGGACTTCATCGATCTGGGGGATGGCAAACGGCGTCATGTAATGGGTTATCTGCAGGACTTCCTGTTCTCGCCCGAGCGCGCCAATGCCCCGATCAGCCGGCTGTCGGGGGGCGAGCGCAATCGCCTGCTGCTCGCGCAGCTGTTCGCGCGCCCCTCGAATCTGCTGATCCTCGACGAGCCCACCAATGACCTGGATGTCGAGACCCTCGAGCTGCTCGAAGAGCGGTTGGTGGACTACACCGGCACGCTGCTGCTGGTCTCGCACGATCGGGCGTTTCTCGACAATGTCGTCACCAGTGTTTTCGTTCCCGAGGCCGGTGGCCATATCGGCGAATACGTCGGTGGTTACGAGGACTGGCGGCGGCAGAGTCAGGCAGACGCGGCGCCCCGGGAGCCGGCGAAGCGTCGCGCCAGTAAACCGGCATCGTCGCCGAAAAAGCCGCGTAAGCTGAGTTATGGCGAGGCCCTGGAGCTCGATGAACTGCCCGCGCGCATCGAAACGCTGGAGGCTGCCGCCGAAGCCGCGCGTGAGAAGGCCAATGATCCCACCCTCTACCAAGCGGACGCAGCCACCGTTCAGGCCACTCTGGACGCCCTCGAGCAGGCCGAGGCCGAGCTCGCCGCGGCCTATGACCGCTGGGAGGCCCTGGAGGCGCAGCGCGCCCGTCTGGGCTAG